One genomic region from Neospora caninum Liverpool complete genome, chromosome V encodes:
- a CDS encoding Ubiquitin carboxyl-terminal hydrolase, related yields the protein MQTVLSVPFGPQVVTSLPLVREKYVALLPALLVSLSASAGMPTADFLLRQSALAAALQSPRYRLQHARRRAAVLKKVARAERGNGDALEETDEVHALEHKIADTDAAKCLAYLETDSVTPQLYRHLVGTLHPEFASSHQQDAEEFFSLLLQWLEDRDREAATRVEEAREQLRAAQSGAAETVVATDFTEHDVACAENALKRAKIEQLFTFAVEQRIECAETKQVRYSYTRQQILPLPVPLDPEIQQRFEREQREHEEAERRSKKRQKKKEGPGIDKELEDRSSPESTTTVSSENGAGSSSPGGAEASCPPPPEQLPSFTLSECLDSFLSSTLLKDFYSSATGKKGEASKQLRLASFPPYLIVQLKRFFADQNWQAKKLYCPVLVPEELSIAEARGSGLREGEVVMPEESSRRPSAGEAAGAVTAFDEELLTTLQSMGFSENACKRACLAVQGGSPDACVDWLMAHMDDADVNDPLRSESPSSSGTDEAVAMISSMGFTADQAKAGLLAVGPGGDVCSRAADWLLNHMDDLDAAVSSVLAETEKTQREAEMEDVSALTPLEKARRGLDDNPSGLYKLHGFITHMGKNANSGHYVCHVKRAGKLVLFNDEKVAEAVEPPIDLGYIYVFRRSDIPDEP from the exons ATGCAGACTGTTCTTTCTGTTCCGTTTGGGCCTCAGGTTGTAACGTCTCTTCCGCTGGTTCGGGAGAAGTACGTGGCTCTGCTGCCTgcgcttctcgtttctctgtctgcgtCTGCGGGCATGCCGACTGCGGATTTCCTTCTCCGGCAAAGCGCCCTCGCGGCCGCGCTTCAGTCGCCGCGCTACCGACTCCAGCACGCGCGGCGTAGGGCCGCGGTGTTGAAGAAAGTTGCGCGCGCGGAGCGAGGCAACGGAGACGCCCTCGAAGAGACAGATGAAGTGCACGCCTTGGAGCACAAGATCGCCGATACAGACGCCGCAAAAT GTCTGGCGTATCTGGAGACGGACAGCGTGACGCCTCAGCTGTATCGACACCTGGTGGGAACGCTTCATCCGGAATTCGCGTCCTCGCACCAGCAAGATGCAGAAgagtttttctctcttctccttcagtGGCTGGAGGACCGAGaccgcgaggcggcgacgcgcgtcgAGGAGGCCCGAGAGCAGCTGCGGGCCGCGCagagcggcgcggcggagacagttgTTGCTACAGACTTCACAGAGCACGacgttgcatgcgcagaaaaTGCGCTGAAAAGAGCCAAGATTGAGCAACTCTTCACCTTCGCC GTCGAGCAGCGCATCGAATgtgcagagacgaagcaagTGCGGTACTCGTACACTCGGCAGCAAATTCTCCCCCTTCCGGTCCCTTTGGATCCGGAGATTCAACAGCGCTTCGAGCGCGAACAGCGCGAacacgaagaggcggaacgcCGGtcgaaaaagcgacagaaaaagaaagaaggtcCAGGGATCGACAAGGAACTGGAAGACCGTTCTTCGCCAGAGTCCACAACCACTGTCAGCAGTGAAAATGGG GCGGGGAGTTCTTCGCCTGGAGGCGCGGAAGCGTCGTGCCCGCCTCCTCCGGAGCAACTTCCTTCCTTTACGCTCTCCGAGTGTCTAGACAGCTTTCTGTCTTCCACGCTTTTAAAGGATTTCTACTCGTCAGCGacagggaaaaaaggcgaggcctCCAAGCAACTGCGGCTAGCCTCGTTTCCGCCGTACTTGATCGTTCAACTGAAGCGCTTCTTTGCAGATCAAAACTGGCAAGCTAAGAAGCTCTACTGCCCCGTCTTG GTTCCCGAAGAATTGAGCATCGCCGAGGCACGAGGTTCCGGTCTCAGAGAGGGCGAAGTGGTGATGCCCGAGGAGTCGAGTCGGCGACCGTCTGCAGGCGAAGCTGCCGGCGCTGTCACTGCGTTTGACGAGGAACTCCTCACCACGCTGCAGTCCATGGGATTTTCGGAAAATGCGTGCAA GCGAGCTTGCCTGGCCGTTCAGGGCGGCAGTccagatgcatgcgtggacTGGTTGATGGCGCACATGGACGACGCGGACGTGAACGATCCGTTGCGCTCTgagtcgccgtcttcgtctgggACTGACGAAGCTGTCGCGATGATTTCGTCCATGGGCTTCACGGCCGAccaggcgaaggcggggctGTTGGCTGTCGGACCTGGCGGCGACGTGTGCTCGCGAGCAGCAGACTGGCTGCTGAATCACATGGACGACTTGGACGCAGCCGTCTCGTCCGTGCtggccgagacagagaagacgcagcgggaAGCAGAGATGGAAGACGTGTCGGCGCTCACGCCGCTTGAGAAGGCTCGGCGGGGTTTGGACGACAACCCGAGTGGCCTATACAAACTCCACGGCTTTATCACACACATGGGGAAGAACGCCAACTCGGGGCACTACGTGTGTCACGTCAAGAGGGCGGGGAAACTCGTTCTTTTCAACGACGAAAAGGTCGCCGAAGCGGTGGAGCCGCCCATCGACCTTGGATACATCTACGTCTTCCGACGTTCAGATATCCCTGATGAGCCTTGA
- a CDS encoding Ubiquitin carboxyl-terminal hydrolase, related, whose translation MAGAQSAGEATLPGSPFFGAFAETAPQDATEEVLKELRTLLGQARVATCMDTVVKTQCTYSLDSPLSPCGLFVNLSTFFAASIDALPLDCVLTKETASTQATSRSASAAKQICPRQRLYLHVYSKVDDEQAAKIHRKLHEAEGRTPDAKDQALPSQDEADVAAEEERASAQPHKLAINVEGGFQIEENSGDACPETLSNTFVYSLALLPPVLELPPTSYRSTYLAAASPAPDAQAAAKAQETWEKSVLRQLKFLQINTVPEALRAACQALIEHRGFGGGAASTAIGAWEEELKPSRYAANLEQVPQPPLVGPTDWRCADCGATANLWLNLSDGYIGCGRKLYGVGGGCADGREGAAIRHFEETGQKYPLIVKLGTITPYSADVYCYAPDEDCTVLDPHLPEHLAHFGINVQQVR comes from the exons ATGGCCGGCGCGCAGAGTGCAGGAGAGGCTACTCTCCCCGGCTCGCCGTTCTTTGGAGCCTTTGCAGAAACGGCGCCTCAGGACGCAACAGAGGAAGTTTTGAAAGAGCTCCGGACCTTGCTGGGCCAGGCGCGCGTGGCCACTTGCATGGACACGGTGGTGAAAAcgcagtgtacatacag CTTGGACAGCCCGCTGTCACCGTGCGGCCTGTTTGTGAATTTGTCAACTTTCTTCGCGGCCTCCATCGACGCCCTTCCCCTGGACTGTGTGCTCACCAAGGAAACAGCGTCAACCCAGGCGACCTCGCgttccgcctctgctgcgaAACAAATTTGTCCTCGACAGCGCTTGTATCTCCACGTTTATTCGAAAGTCGACGATGAGCAGGCCGCGAAGATACACCGGAAACTCCATGAAGCGGAAGGGCGAACTCCCGATGCGAAAGACCAGGCTCTTCCCTCCCAAGACGAAGCAGATGTCGCcgccgaagaggaaagagcatCGGCACAGCCGCACAAACTCGCTATCAACGTGGAAGGAGG TTTCCAGATCGAAGagaacagcggagacgcgtgtCCAGAAACTCTCAGCAACACGTTTGTTTactctctcgcgctgcttCCGCCCGTCCTCGAACTGCCGCCCACGAGCTACCGCTCCACCTACCttgccgctgcgtctccggcgccggACGCTCAAGCAGCTGCGAAGGCACAGGAAACCTGGGAAAAGAGCGTCTTGCGGCAGCTGAAATTTCTGCAAATCAACACGGTGCCCGAGGCCCTCCGAGCAGCCTGCCAAGCGCTGATCGAGCATCGCGGATtcggaggcggcgctgcctcAACTGCCATTGGCGCGTGGGAAGAAGAACTGAAG CCGAGTCGCTATGCGGCAAATCTGGAGCAAGTGCCGCAGCCTCCGCTGGTGGGACCGACCGACTGGCGGTGCGCCGACTGTGGGGCGACAGCCAATCTGTGGCTGAATCTCTCTGACGG ATACATTGGATGTGGCCGAAAACTCTACGGCGTCGGAGGAGGTTGCGCAGACGGACGGGAAGGAGCAGCGATCCGCCACTTTGAg GAGACTGGCCAGAAATACCCGCTGATCGTGAAGCTCGGTACCATCACGCCGTACTCGGCCGACGTTTACTGCTACGCCCCCGACGAGGACTGCACAGTCTTGGACCCGCACCTCCCCGAACACCTCGCGCACTTTGGAATCAACGTGCAACAGGTGCGGTGA